Genomic window (Elusimicrobiota bacterium):
TCGACCCCAAGGCCAGGACGTAGGCCAGCAGGATGGACCCGTCAAGAAGGCCTAGGCTCACTGGCTAGGCTTGGGTCTCGCACACGGGGGCTTGCCCCGTATTCTCCGAGGAGCCGCAGGAGCGCTCCTTGGCCAGCACGCTGTGGTGCCGGCCGTAGGCGAAGTATATCCCGAAGCCGAGCAGGAGCCAGACCACGAGGCGGATCCAGTTCTCCGCCGGCAAGGAGAACATGAGGAGAAGGCAAAGCAGTATCCCCATCACGGGCAGGAGGGGAACCATGGGGCAGCGGAAGGGCCGGGGGGCGTCTGGCTGGCTTTTGCGCATGATGAGCACGGCCGCGCAGACGATGACAAAAGCCAGCAAAGTCCCGATGTTGACCAGCTCCGCGAGTATTCTGAGCGGCACGAAGGCTCCCAGGAGGGCCACCACGATTCCCGTCAAGATGGTGGATTTCCAGGGGGTCTTGAAGCGCGGGTGCACGGCGCCGAAAATGCTCTCGGGCACGAGGCCATCCCGGGCCATGGCGAGGAAGACCCTAGGCTGGCTCAGCATCAGGACGAGAAGCACCGAGGTGATGCCCGCGATGGCCCCCAGGGAGATCAAGAACTGGGCCCAAGGCAGGCCGACCTGGCGGAAGGCGTCGGAGACCGGAGCGTCTATGTTGATCTTGTTGTAAGGCACCATGCCGGTCAGAACCGCGGCCACGGCGATGTAGAGCACGGTGCAGAGCACCAGGGAGACGATGATGCCGATGGGCACGTCTCTTTGGGGGTTCTTGGCCTCCTCGGCGTGGGTGGACACCGAGTCAAATCCGATGTAGGCGAAGAAAATCATGGCCGAGCCCGCGAGCATGCCCAGGGGCTCGCCTCCGGCCCCGGTCTGGCCCATGAGGGTTTTTCCGAACAAGCTCACCCCGGTGTAGCCGAAGGGGGCGAAGGGAAACCAATTCTTGGGATCCACGTAGAAGGCGCCGACCGCGATCACGAAGAAGACGATGATCACCTTGGTGATCACCATCGCGGTGTTGATGGTGGCGCTCTCCTGGATGCCGATGACGAGGATCGCGGTGATGATTCCCGCGATCACGATGGCGGGAAAGTCGAACCAAGTGCCCGTGGCCACCAAGTGCCCGCTCGCGGGATTGAAGTCGAAGGGGGCGTTGGCGAGAATGTGCGGGATCTTGAGGCCGAATATCCCAATGAAATCCTGGAAGTAATGAGACCAGCCGTGGGCCACGGTGGCCGAGGCCACGGTGTACTCGAGGACCAGGTCCCAGCCGATGATCCAGGCGAAAATCTCGCCCAAGGTCGCGTAGGCGTAGGTGTAGGCCGATCCCGCCACGGGGACCATGGAGGCGAACTCCGCGTAGCAGAGGGCCGCCAGCACGCAGGCCAGCCCCGCCACCATGAAGGAAAGAACCAAAGCGGGCCCGGCCTTGTCGTGGGCCGCCACCCCGGTCAAGACGAAAATGCCCGTGCCGATGATGCAGCCGACCCCCAAGCTCGTGAGCTGAACGGGACCCAGGACCCGGCGCAGGCGGTTGTCCTGCTTCATTTCCTCGTAAAGCATGGCGAGGGGCTTTCTCGCGAATAAATTCTTAAACATGAATTCCTCCCGGATCGGTCACGCCTCGAATTGTAGCTCATTTTATACGTGTCAGAAACAACTTTTCGCTCCCGCAGGATCCGGATCAGCCATGGGCCTTACGGCCCTCGCGGGTCTGGGCCATTTGCTTTCGGAGGCTTAGGTCGAAAGGCCATCGGAGGCTCCGCCCCAAGTTGATAAAGTCCGAGCATGGTGCGCAAAGCCTTGCTCTGCGTTTTGGTCCTGGCGGGCCCGGCTTGCGCCCAGGAGAGGGTCAGCACCCTGTTCGGCGCGGACGGCCGCGTGGAGGCCCATCAAAGCCAAGATGCGCGCCTGCGGGAGATGTCGCGTTCGGTCGCGGCCGTGTTCTCTGCCAGGCAGGTGAGCATGGACCTGCATTCGGGCTGGGCGCACCTCCGGACTAGTCCGTTCGTACGGGTTCAGCTCGAGGATTTTAGAATTCCGCCCTTGCCCCTATCCCCGCGTGAGAGATTCTACGGCCAGCCCTCCGGGGGGCGCTGCACGGCCTTCCTGGTGGGCCCCGACCTCGTGGCCACGGCGGGGCATTGCTTCCTCAGCCCGGGGCAGTGCCGGTTCACGAAATTCGTGTTCGGCTTCGCCGTCAAAAAATCCGGTTCGGCTCCAAGCCGGATTCCGCTCCAGGATGTGTACTCCTGCAAGACTCTCCTGGAGTGGCGTGGTGATCTGGACTTCGCCTTGGCGAGGCTCGATCGGCCCGTTGTGGGAAGAAGGTCCTTGATGTTGAGCCGCAGGGGGGAAATCTCCGAAGGGACTCCCTTGGCCATGATCGGTCATCCCATGGGCCTGCCCCTGAAAATAGAGCCTTCCGGCGTCGTGTCCGAGAATAGCTTTTCTGGAAGTTGTTTCGAGGCGCATCTGGATTCCTTTCCAGGCAATTCCGGCAGCCCCGTGATCAATTTGGCCTCGTACGAGGTCGAGGGACTTGCGGTCGCGGTTCCCGGCCCGCATTTCGCGGCCGGTCCGGCTGGCGCGGCCCAGGCGGTCAAGCTCCCGGAGAGCTCCCTGAAAACCGTCAAGATCGTTAAAATGTCGAGGCTGCTTCCTGTTATAGACAAGGCGGCGCTCAAGGACCGCTTGAAGTCCCGCGCGCCCGGGAAATCGCTTTTGAACCAACCGCCGCGCGACCCCTGGGAGATGAAAAATGCAAGTTAGACCGTGGAGAGCGTTGACCGCCGTCTTAGCCATGTCGTGCCCCGCCGTTGCTCAACAGCGCGTGAGCGCCGTGTTCGGGGCGGACAGCCGGGTCGAGGTATACCAGGCCAAGGATCCCAAGCTTCGTGATCTGGCCGGCTCCACGTTGGTGATCGTTCCCGGCTCCTCCGTCGCGGAAATCGCCGGGCGCGGCGAGGCGAGGATAGAGACCATGCCGTTCGAGTCTGTCGAGGACGACGAGCGCCGAGGTTGGCCGCTTTGTCCGGGCGAGAAATTCCGGGGAGAGCCCAAAGTCGAGCTCAACTGCACCGCCTTTCTGGTTGAGCCGGATCTCATCGTCACGGCCGGGCATTGCGTGGAAGGCGTCAAGGCCTGCAAGAAGAATAAATACGTGTTCGGCTTCCATTTGGACCGGCCCGGCCAGAACCCGGCCGCGGTCCCCCTGGGCGAGGTATACGGCTGCAGGGATCTCGAGCGCCACAACCTGGACGACGACGGGGCCGACTACGCCTTGATCCGCCTCGACCGGCCGGTCAAGAATCATGCTCCGCTGCGCATCAGCGCCGGAGGGCTGGCGGCGCCCGGGACTCCCTTGGCCGTGATCGGGCACCCCATGGGCCTGCCGGCCAAGATATCCTCCTGGGGCAAGGTCAGGAAGAATAAGGAAGATGACGAGTTCTTTGGGGCCTACGTGGACATTTTCATGGGCAACTCCGGAAGCCCGGTGTTCAACTTGAATACCTATGAGGTGGAGGGAATCCTCGTCCGAGGCCCCGCTCAGGACTTCGTCATTGTCTCCCAGGAAGACTTTCTATGCGCCAAGGCGGCGGTCTATTCCGAGCGTGGAACCAAGGACGCCCAGGTCACTAAGATAGCGCGGGTGGCTCCTTACATTAAGAGGAGAGCAGCACCCCTGGCCTTATCCTTGCGCAAGTCAGGCGGCGGTCGGGTAGGACAAATCCCGGTAGTAGTCCTGGATCGGCTTGACGCCCAAGGTGGACTCTTTGAGCACCGCGATGGCGTGGACCGCCGCGTGCCCGCTGTGGATATTGGTGATGCAGGGCACGTTGAGCTCGAGGGCGGTGCGCCGGATGGCGTAGCCGTCGGCCCGTGAGCGCTTCCCGGAAGGGGTGTTGATCACCAGGCTCACCGTCCTCTGCTTTATGAGGTCCACCACGTCGGGCTTGCCTTCCCCGATCTTTGCGATGCGCGTCACGCTAAGGCCGTGGCGCGAGAGAAAGTCGTAGGTTTTGCGGGTCGCCACCAAGGTGAATCCCATCTGCCACAGGGAGCGCGCGATGGGGAGCATCTCCGGCTTGTCCTCGTCGCGCACGCTGATGAAGACCGAGCCGGAGACGGGCAAAGACAGGCCGCTGGCCTCCTGGCTCTTGGCGAAGGAGCGCGGGAAATCCGAGTCTATGCCCATGACCTCTCCGGTGGACTTCATCTCGGGACCGAGCTTGGGGTCTATCCCGGGGAATTTGATGAAGGGCAGCACCGCCTCCTTGGTCGCGGTGTAAGGGATAGGCGGCGGCGATTCCTTGAAAATTTTGGCGGGCAGAAGTTTTTTCAGCTTCTTTCCCATCATCACGCTGGTGGCCAGCCTCGCGATGGGAAGCCCGGTGGCCTTGCTCACGAAGGGCACGGTGCGCGAGGCCCGGGGATTGGCCTCCAGGATGTAGACAGCACCGTCCTTGACGGCATACTGGATATTGATGAGGCCCTTCACCTTGAGGTGCAGGGCGAGTTTTCGCGTGTTGGCCTTGACGGTTGCCAGCGCCGACGGGGTTAGGGAATGGGGAGGCAAGGTGCAGGCCGAATCCCCGGAGTGGATCCCGGCCTCCTCGATGTGCTCCATGATCCCGGCGATGAAGACCTCCTCCCCGTCGCAGAGGGCGTCCACATCGATCTCGGTGGCGTCCGAGAGGAAGCGATCGATGAGAAGCGAGGGGTGGTCCGAGGCCTTTATGGCCCGCTCCATGTAGCTCGATAACGCCTCGTCGTCGTAGAGGATTTCCATGGCCCGCCCGCCCAGGACGTAGCTCGGGCGGATCATGATGGGGTAGCCCAGTCTGCGGGCCAGGCTTAAGGCCTGGCCCGCGTTCCTGGCGATGCCGTTTTCCGGGGAGAGGATTTTGAGCTTCTTGAGCGCCTTGCTGAACAGTCTCCGGTCCTCGGCGATGTCTATAGAGCCCGGCTGGGTGCCGAGGATCGCCACCTTGGTCTTGGCCAAGGGCAAGGTGAGGTTCAAGGGGGTTTGCCCCCCGAACTGCACGATCACGCCCAGGGGCTTCTCGATGGCCAGGATCTCGAGGACGTCCTCCAAGGTGAGGGGCTCGAAGTAAAGGCGGTCCGAGGTGTCGTAGTCCGTGGACACGGTCTCGGGATTGCAGTTGACCATGATGGATTCGTATCCCATCTTGCGCAGGGCCATAGAGGCCTGGACGCAGCAGTAGTCGAACTCGATGCCCTGTCCGATGCGGTTGGGCCCGGAGCCGAGTATAACCACCTTTTTTTTGCTTTTGGAGGGGCGGAAATCCCCGCTGCTCTCGTAAGTGGAGTAAAAATAAGGGGTCTTGGAGGCGAACTCGCCCGCGCAGGTGTCCACGAGCTTGTAGGAGGGGGATATTTTCCAGCGCCGGCGCTGTGCTTGTATCGCCGAAGCCTTCTTGTTAGAGGCTTTGGCGATCTGGACGTCCGAGAATCCCAGGCGTTTTGCCTCCAGTAGCAGTTCTGGAGAGAGTTTTTGTTCTTTTAAGTTTTTTTCAAACTCCACGATTTCCTTCATCTCATGGATGAACCAGGGGTCTATGCCGGAAATCTCGGCGATCTCCTCCGGGGAGAGTCCCTCCTGCAGGGCCGCCTTTATGTAGTGTATGCGGCCCGAGGCCGGGATGGCGAGCTTCTTAATCAAGGTTTCCCGGTCGATTTCCCCGTCGAACACGAGCCCGGCCTTGCCGCTCTCGAGGCCTCTCAGGGCCTTCTGGAGAGACTCTTTGAAGGTTCTCCCGATGGCCATGGCCTCTCCCACCGACTTCATGGCCGTGTCCAAGGCGAACTCCCCGAACTTCTCGAAGGCGAAGCGGGGAGCCTTGACCACCACGTAATCTATGGAAGGCTCGAAGGAGGCCGGGGTGGCCTTGGTGATGTCGTTGGGGATCTCGTCCAAGGTATAGCCCACCGCGAGCTTGGCCGCGATCTTGGCGATGGGAAATCCCGTGGCCTTCGAGGCTAGAGCCGAACTGCGGGAGACTCGAGGATTGATCTCGATGACGACCCGCCTGCCGGTCTTGGGATGGACCGCGAACTGGATGTTGCAGCCCCCGGTCTCGACGCCGATCGCGGAGACGATCTTCCGGGCCTCGTCCCGCATCTCCTGGTATTGGCGGTCGGTGAGGGTTTGGGCCGGGGCCACCGTGATGGAGTCTCCGGTGTGGATGCCCATGGGGTCGAGGTTTTCAATGGAGCAGACCACCACGAAGTTGTCCTTGCGGTCGCGCATCACCTCGAGCTCGTATTCCTTCCAGCCGAGGACTGACTCCTCTAGGAGGACCTTCTTCACCGGGCTGGCTTCGAGTGCCGTGTGCACCTTGGCGCGGAGCTCGTCCAAGTGGTAGGCGATGCCGCCCCCGGTGCCGCCCAAAGTGAAGGAGGCGCGCACGATCATGGGAAACCCCAGCT
Coding sequences:
- a CDS encoding trypsin-like peptidase domain-containing protein, yielding MVRKALLCVLVLAGPACAQERVSTLFGADGRVEAHQSQDARLREMSRSVAAVFSARQVSMDLHSGWAHLRTSPFVRVQLEDFRIPPLPLSPRERFYGQPSGGRCTAFLVGPDLVATAGHCFLSPGQCRFTKFVFGFAVKKSGSAPSRIPLQDVYSCKTLLEWRGDLDFALARLDRPVVGRRSLMLSRRGEISEGTPLAMIGHPMGLPLKIEPSGVVSENSFSGSCFEAHLDSFPGNSGSPVINLASYEVEGLAVAVPGPHFAAGPAGAAQAVKLPESSLKTVKIVKMSRLLPVIDKAALKDRLKSRAPGKSLLNQPPRDPWEMKNAS
- a CDS encoding amino acid permease, with the protein product MFKNLFARKPLAMLYEEMKQDNRLRRVLGPVQLTSLGVGCIIGTGIFVLTGVAAHDKAGPALVLSFMVAGLACVLAALCYAEFASMVPVAGSAYTYAYATLGEIFAWIIGWDLVLEYTVASATVAHGWSHYFQDFIGIFGLKIPHILANAPFDFNPASGHLVATGTWFDFPAIVIAGIITAILVIGIQESATINTAMVITKVIIVFFVIAVGAFYVDPKNWFPFAPFGYTGVSLFGKTLMGQTGAGGEPLGMLAGSAMIFFAYIGFDSVSTHAEEAKNPQRDVPIGIIVSLVLCTVLYIAVAAVLTGMVPYNKINIDAPVSDAFRQVGLPWAQFLISLGAIAGITSVLLVLMLSQPRVFLAMARDGLVPESIFGAVHPRFKTPWKSTILTGIVVALLGAFVPLRILAELVNIGTLLAFVIVCAAVLIMRKSQPDAPRPFRCPMVPLLPVMGILLCLLLMFSLPAENWIRLVVWLLLGFGIYFAYGRHHSVLAKERSCGSSENTGQAPVCETQA
- the carB gene encoding carbamoyl-phosphate synthase large subunit, which codes for MPKRTDIEKILIIGSGSIVIGQGCEFDYSGTQGIVALRQEGYKIVLVNSNPATIMTDPDLADRTYIEPLTPEYLEQILEKERPQAILPTLGGQTALNLTVAAAERGILKKYGVELLGARLDTIRKAEDRQLFKQTIQSIGLDLPKSLVVTDLSEAKQASRELGFPMIVRASFTLGGTGGGIAYHLDELRAKVHTALEASPVKKVLLEESVLGWKEYELEVMRDRKDNFVVVCSIENLDPMGIHTGDSITVAPAQTLTDRQYQEMRDEARKIVSAIGVETGGCNIQFAVHPKTGRRVVIEINPRVSRSSALASKATGFPIAKIAAKLAVGYTLDEIPNDITKATPASFEPSIDYVVVKAPRFAFEKFGEFALDTAMKSVGEAMAIGRTFKESLQKALRGLESGKAGLVFDGEIDRETLIKKLAIPASGRIHYIKAALQEGLSPEEIAEISGIDPWFIHEMKEIVEFEKNLKEQKLSPELLLEAKRLGFSDVQIAKASNKKASAIQAQRRRWKISPSYKLVDTCAGEFASKTPYFYSTYESSGDFRPSKSKKKVVILGSGPNRIGQGIEFDYCCVQASMALRKMGYESIMVNCNPETVSTDYDTSDRLYFEPLTLEDVLEILAIEKPLGVIVQFGGQTPLNLTLPLAKTKVAILGTQPGSIDIAEDRRLFSKALKKLKILSPENGIARNAGQALSLARRLGYPIMIRPSYVLGGRAMEILYDDEALSSYMERAIKASDHPSLLIDRFLSDATEIDVDALCDGEEVFIAGIMEHIEEAGIHSGDSACTLPPHSLTPSALATVKANTRKLALHLKVKGLINIQYAVKDGAVYILEANPRASRTVPFVSKATGLPIARLATSVMMGKKLKKLLPAKIFKESPPPIPYTATKEAVLPFIKFPGIDPKLGPEMKSTGEVMGIDSDFPRSFAKSQEASGLSLPVSGSVFISVRDEDKPEMLPIARSLWQMGFTLVATRKTYDFLSRHGLSVTRIAKIGEGKPDVVDLIKQRTVSLVINTPSGKRSRADGYAIRRTALELNVPCITNIHSGHAAVHAIAVLKESTLGVKPIQDYYRDLSYPTAA